Proteins encoded in a region of the Mesoflavibacter profundi genome:
- the rnpA gene encoding ribonuclease P protein component, which yields MHYTYNKDEKLKSQKAIEQLFAEGKSVSAYPLRMVYLDNQTQLKVGVSVSKRNFKLAVHRNRVKRLLREGYRLNKNLLIDNKLDHYTLMILYISKEMPDFKIIDKKMKALLTKFNDQVSNIKKNEKDI from the coding sequence ATGCACTACACATACAATAAAGACGAAAAACTTAAAAGCCAAAAAGCAATTGAGCAGTTATTTGCCGAAGGAAAATCTGTTTCGGCATATCCTTTGCGTATGGTCTATCTAGATAACCAAACGCAATTAAAAGTTGGTGTATCTGTAAGTAAAAGAAATTTTAAATTAGCGGTACATCGTAACCGAGTAAAACGCTTGCTACGTGAAGGCTACAGACTTAATAAAAATCTGTTAATAGACAATAAGTTAGACCATTACACGCTAATGATTTTATATATTAGTAAAGAAATGCCCGATTTTAAGATTATTGATAAAAAAATGAAGGCATTACTCACTAAATTTAATGACCAAGTTTCTAATATAAAGAAGAATGAAAAAGATATTTAA